One segment of candidate division KSB1 bacterium DNA contains the following:
- a CDS encoding glycine cleavage system protein H: MTTPAKFQIPNDRYYDGVNHLWAKSDSTTGRIVIGIDELGLQALGDLVYITLKEVGTPVKRGEAVGTLEAAKMTGDIIAPVSGILIGRNDSVLRDPTLVNRDPYEKGWIVSFDPTDWKKESAALVSGEAIPAWVEAEVERYRMQGWI, translated from the coding sequence ATGACAACTCCCGCAAAGTTTCAGATTCCGAATGACCGCTATTACGACGGTGTGAATCATCTTTGGGCAAAATCGGACTCCACCACCGGTCGCATCGTCATCGGCATTGACGAATTGGGCCTGCAAGCCCTGGGTGATTTGGTTTATATCACGCTCAAGGAGGTCGGCACGCCGGTGAAGCGCGGCGAAGCGGTCGGCACGCTTGAGGCGGCGAAGATGACCGGGGACATTATCGCGCCCGTGAGCGGCATCTTGATTGGCCGCAACGACAGCGTTCTGCGCGATCCGACTTTGGTCAATCGCGATCCGTACGAGAAAGGCTGGATTGTTTCCTTCGATCCGACGGATTGGAAAAAAGAATCGGCGGCGCTCGTCTCCGGCGAAGCGATTCCGGCGTGGGTTGAAGCGGAAGTGGAGCGTTATCGCATGCAAGGATGGATTTAG
- the gcvH gene encoding glycine cleavage system protein GcvH, whose protein sequence is MPDKEEIRGCAIRKDLYYRVEDHTWVKVNDDGTVFVGMTDVAQNMAGPLLHAKAKGPGTKRDKGKPIATVESGKWVGPVKAPISGEIIEVNSKVAQDAKLINQSPYNEGWIVKMKPSNLQAELAEMQTGEAAVEAYRQKIEKEDLKACVHVEGFEA, encoded by the coding sequence ATGCCCGACAAAGAAGAAATTCGCGGCTGCGCGATTCGCAAGGATCTTTATTATCGTGTCGAAGATCACACCTGGGTGAAAGTCAATGACGACGGCACTGTTTTCGTCGGCATGACCGATGTGGCACAGAACATGGCGGGGCCGTTGCTGCATGCCAAAGCCAAGGGCCCCGGCACCAAGCGCGACAAGGGCAAGCCGATCGCCACGGTGGAAAGCGGCAAATGGGTCGGCCCGGTGAAAGCCCCCATCTCCGGGGAGATCATCGAAGTCAATTCCAAAGTCGCGCAGGACGCCAAACTCATCAATCAAAGTCCCTACAACGAGGGCTGGATTGTAAAAATGAAACCCAGCAACCTGCAGGCGGAGCTGGCCGAGATGCAAACCGGCGAGGCGGCAGTGGAAGCCTACCGGCAAAAAATTGAAAAGGAAGATTTGAAAGCGTGTGTGCATGTCGAAGGGTTTGAGGCCTGA
- a CDS encoding 4Fe-4S dicluster domain-containing protein — protein sequence MALDLTGKKYAQVPYEEKERLFNEVKADLRYEEYLYGCYECGICVASCPSARFYDFSPRKIAQAVAREDVDLVYTLMNDSIWDCSQCFSCDRCPRKNSPGGIITIMREVAVKNGLSSAQAALEGYGRVVYKIMSTGTQVSPDMLQPNAFPDWGPHVKEISNNLEVWRRALPPETLHTTETGWKVDDKTIIELYLIWHMTGVMDMIKEVDEGLFMILQDVMEERLEEAGYDVSFE from the coding sequence ATGGCTCTCGATTTGACCGGCAAAAAATACGCGCAGGTGCCCTACGAAGAAAAAGAGCGGCTGTTCAACGAGGTGAAGGCAGATTTGCGCTATGAGGAATATTTGTACGGTTGCTATGAGTGCGGCATTTGCGTGGCTTCCTGCCCTTCGGCGCGCTTTTATGATTTCAGCCCGCGCAAAATTGCCCAGGCGGTCGCGCGCGAGGATGTCGATCTCGTTTATACCTTGATGAACGACAGCATTTGGGACTGCTCGCAATGTTTCTCCTGCGACCGCTGCCCGCGCAAAAACTCGCCCGGCGGCATCATCACCATCATGCGCGAAGTCGCGGTGAAGAACGGCTTGTCCAGCGCGCAAGCCGCGCTTGAAGGCTACGGCCGCGTCGTCTACAAAATCATGTCTACTGGCACGCAAGTTTCGCCCGACATGCTGCAGCCCAACGCCTTCCCGGATTGGGGGCCGCACGTCAAGGAAATCTCCAACAACCTCGAAGTCTGGCGCCGCGCCCTGCCGCCGGAAACCCTGCACACCACGGAAACAGGATGGAAGGTCGACGACAAAACCATCATCGAGCTCTATCTCATCTGGCACATGACCGGCGTGATGGACATGATCAAGGAAGTCGACGAAGGGCTGTTCATGATCTTGCAGGATGTGATGGAAGAACGATTGGAAGAGGCAGGATATGATGTAAGTTTTGAGTAA
- a CDS encoding electron transfer flavoprotein subunit beta/FixA family protein: MNILVPIKQVPDLVEELEINEEGTDLNRDAVKYKINEFDDHALEEALQLKAEVGGTVTVLALDGDETDKMLYTAIAKGADKGVKVTGDFAGGVTSHVAAKAMANAISTLPHDLILTGVQAVDDRDGQMAVLLANYLGVPHVSVVTGVKVDGGRAIVHKEYAGGVMAEFEVDLPAVLGIQAARETPRYVAVSRVRQVQKEATLEEVEAGDTAVAAGSSVRRMMKPEKGSRAEMIEGSPEEIADKIVALMKEKGLKK; the protein is encoded by the coding sequence ATGAACATTCTTGTTCCCATCAAACAGGTCCCCGATCTCGTCGAAGAATTGGAGATCAACGAAGAAGGCACCGATCTCAATCGCGACGCGGTCAAATACAAAATCAACGAGTTTGACGATCACGCGCTGGAAGAGGCGCTGCAACTCAAAGCCGAAGTCGGTGGCACGGTCACGGTGCTTGCACTCGACGGCGATGAAACCGACAAGATGCTTTATACTGCGATTGCCAAAGGTGCGGATAAAGGCGTGAAAGTCACCGGCGATTTCGCCGGCGGCGTGACTTCGCACGTTGCCGCGAAAGCGATGGCCAATGCCATCAGCACCCTGCCTCATGATTTGATTCTCACCGGCGTGCAGGCGGTGGATGATCGCGACGGCCAAATGGCGGTGCTGCTCGCGAATTATCTGGGCGTGCCGCATGTGAGCGTCGTCACCGGTGTGAAAGTTGATGGCGGCAGGGCCATCGTGCACAAGGAATATGCCGGCGGCGTGATGGCCGAGTTCGAAGTCGATCTGCCCGCGGTCTTGGGTATCCAGGCGGCGCGCGAAACGCCGCGTTATGTTGCCGTGAGCCGTGTGCGGCAGGTTCAAAAAGAGGCGACGTTGGAGGAGGTTGAAGCCGGTGATACCGCAGTTGCTGCCGGTTCCAGTGTGCGTCGCATGATGAAACCGGAAAAGGGGAGCCGGGCAGAAATGATTGAAGGCAGCCCGGAAGAAATCGCGGACAAGATTGTGGCGTTGATGAAAGAGAAGGGGTTGAAGAAGTAA
- a CDS encoding DsrE family protein, translating into MIDGEGKKILVIQTHGVETPRRTYSPLFYAMAAAAMEMDVMVWFTMDGTNQLKKGAAEKVQLDPTSDVTLKTMLEQAMESGVKLRVCQQSMALWKMQKEDLIPGVEILGATSIIDLALEADHVMYF; encoded by the coding sequence GTGATTGACGGTGAAGGCAAAAAAATTCTCGTGATTCAAACCCATGGCGTGGAAACCCCGCGCCGCACCTATTCCCCCCTTTTTTATGCCATGGCGGCGGCGGCAATGGAAATGGATGTGATGGTGTGGTTCACCATGGACGGCACCAATCAACTCAAAAAAGGCGCGGCGGAGAAGGTGCAGCTCGATCCCACCAGCGACGTGACGCTCAAAACCATGCTTGAACAGGCGATGGAATCGGGTGTCAAATTGCGCGTCTGCCAGCAGAGCATGGCGCTGTGGAAGATGCAAAAAGAGGATCTGATCCCCGGCGTTGAAATTCTCGGCGCCACCAGCATCATCGATCTGGCGCTGGAAGCGGATCATGTGATGTATTTCTGA
- a CDS encoding NAD(P)/FAD-dependent oxidoreductase: MEIRDLTIIGGGPTGLAAVFRAGMHEATARIIEVLPNLGGQMTALYPEKFVFDVFGLPKILARDLVKNLEAQALQFHPEIHLDELATNLRHVAAENSADFPAAGGQGGDTRLIEVTTTRGVYLSRAVIITSGNGIISPRKLPNERADEFEGRGIVYSVQRKENFRNKRVVIVGGGDSAADWVLNLAEVAAEITLVHRSNDFAAHPASVREIMQLASRGRVKVYTSTIIDELHGNEHLEAITLRDWRQNQHRLELDVLLPMIGFKINLGPIATWGLELEDKHIKVDPRMRTNLAGVFAAGDVATFPGKIKLIATGFAEAAMAVKSALEYIHPSEKVKVTYSSTSGLPAARI; the protein is encoded by the coding sequence ATGGAGATTCGTGACCTTACAATCATTGGCGGGGGGCCGACGGGACTGGCGGCGGTGTTTCGTGCCGGCATGCATGAAGCCACGGCGCGCATCATCGAGGTGCTGCCCAATCTCGGCGGACAAATGACGGCGTTGTATCCGGAAAAATTCGTTTTCGACGTCTTCGGCCTGCCCAAAATTCTGGCGCGCGATCTGGTGAAAAATCTGGAGGCGCAGGCGCTGCAATTCCATCCGGAAATTCATCTGGACGAGCTGGCAACCAACCTGCGCCATGTTGCAGCGGAGAACAGCGCAGACTTCCCGGCCGCCGGCGGGCAGGGCGGGGACACGCGCCTCATCGAAGTGACGACGACACGCGGCGTGTATCTCTCGCGTGCGGTGATCATCACCAGCGGCAACGGCATCATCAGCCCGCGCAAGCTGCCCAATGAGCGCGCCGATGAGTTCGAAGGCAGAGGCATCGTGTATTCGGTGCAGCGCAAGGAGAATTTTCGCAACAAGCGCGTGGTCATCGTCGGTGGCGGCGATTCGGCGGCAGACTGGGTGCTGAACCTGGCCGAAGTGGCCGCCGAAATAACCCTGGTCCATCGTTCGAACGATTTTGCCGCACACCCCGCCAGTGTGCGCGAGATCATGCAGCTCGCCAGCCGCGGCCGTGTGAAGGTTTACACTTCCACCATTATCGACGAGCTGCATGGCAACGAGCATCTGGAAGCCATCACCCTGCGTGATTGGCGGCAGAACCAGCACCGGCTCGAGCTCGATGTGTTGCTGCCGATGATCGGTTTCAAAATCAATCTCGGCCCGATTGCCACCTGGGGGCTCGAGCTGGAGGACAAGCATATCAAAGTCGATCCCCGCATGCGCACCAATCTCGCCGGCGTGTTTGCCGCGGGTGACGTGGCGACCTTTCCGGGCAAAATCAAGCTCATCGCCACCGGTTTTGCCGAGGCAGCGATGGCGGTGAAAAGCGCGCTGGAGTACATTCACCCCTCGGAAAAAGTGAAAGTCACCTACAGCAGCACCAGCGGCCTGCCGGCGGCCAGGATTTGA
- a CDS encoding heterodisulfide reductase-related iron-sulfur binding cluster — translation MIPAEALVKQAKDRQFVRTAEQIPTEDFHDILFELEKEGEWEVQRVPEPYVEVQTKYGRKKKIPLQHTWHHKSCGQCGHIPGYSTSIFWINRRLGFDYIDPTDQTSCTAWNYYASATSNAAAQAAVAMRNFAAAAETGYYPIIHCGTSFGHYKETRQQLIHSPELRRQVRDILKRLGKKFVIPEEIVHYSEWVYAVRDRIAERQTRDMSKIRATVHPACHYHKLIAEDAIYDPEIYGAQRSAIVTGTLKALGIDVADYSTWFDCCGFGFRHILVSRDFSRSFATMRKIEVMKAEANPDVTVTHDTGCVTTLDQSQFAAKAHNRNVGVPVMSDSQIAALAMGAHPYKVLQLHWHSTDNKPFLQKVGIDTEKAWQEFEAAVEKLKSGEQQYLTWEDADA, via the coding sequence ATGATCCCAGCCGAAGCCCTGGTCAAGCAGGCCAAGGATCGCCAGTTTGTGCGCACAGCGGAGCAGATTCCCACCGAAGACTTTCACGACATTCTTTTCGAGCTCGAAAAAGAAGGCGAGTGGGAAGTGCAGCGCGTGCCGGAGCCGTATGTCGAAGTACAAACCAAATATGGCCGCAAGAAAAAAATTCCCCTGCAACACACCTGGCATCACAAAAGCTGCGGGCAATGCGGCCACATTCCCGGTTATTCCACCTCGATTTTCTGGATCAACCGCCGGCTCGGTTTCGATTACATCGATCCCACCGATCAGACCTCCTGCACGGCCTGGAATTATTATGCCTCGGCCACTTCCAACGCCGCGGCGCAGGCCGCGGTGGCGATGCGGAATTTTGCAGCGGCGGCGGAAACCGGTTATTACCCCATCATCCATTGCGGCACCAGCTTCGGCCATTACAAGGAAACGCGGCAGCAGCTCATTCACAGCCCGGAGTTGCGCCGGCAGGTGCGTGACATTCTCAAACGCCTCGGCAAGAAATTCGTCATTCCCGAGGAGATCGTGCATTACAGCGAGTGGGTCTATGCCGTGCGGGACAGGATTGCAGAACGCCAGACACGCGACATGAGCAAGATCCGCGCCACCGTGCATCCCGCGTGTCATTATCACAAGCTCATCGCCGAGGATGCGATCTATGATCCAGAAATTTACGGCGCCCAGCGCTCGGCCATCGTCACCGGCACCCTGAAGGCACTGGGCATCGACGTCGCAGATTATTCGACATGGTTCGACTGCTGCGGCTTCGGCTTTCGGCATATTCTGGTCTCGCGCGATTTCTCGCGTTCTTTCGCGACCATGCGCAAGATCGAAGTGATGAAAGCGGAGGCCAATCCCGACGTCACCGTCACACACGACACCGGCTGCGTCACCACGCTGGATCAAAGCCAGTTCGCCGCCAAAGCGCACAACCGCAACGTCGGTGTGCCGGTGATGTCCGATTCGCAGATTGCGGCGCTGGCCATGGGCGCGCATCCCTACAAAGTTTTGCAGCTTCACTGGCACAGCACCGACAACAAGCCCTTCCTGCAAAAGGTGGGCATCGACACGGAGAAAGCGTGGCAGGAGTTCGAAGCCGCGGTTGAAAAGTTAAAAAGTGGCGAACAACAATATCTCACCTGGGAAGATGCAGATGCCTGA
- a CDS encoding DsrE/DsrF/DrsH-like family protein, with protein MSKENGKHRLALIASKGTLDWAYPPFILASAAASMDWEVGVFFTFYGLPLLKKKLGAAVSPVGNPAMPMKMPFGPKAFQKINWPMPNLLMSNLPGFESVATSLMKQTFKKKGVATIEQLRAACIEMDVRLIGCQMTMDVFGFTREDFIPQAEIGGAATFLEYAAEADVSLFI; from the coding sequence ATGTCCAAAGAAAACGGCAAACACCGCCTGGCATTGATCGCCAGCAAGGGCACGCTGGATTGGGCCTATCCGCCGTTCATCCTCGCCAGTGCCGCCGCCTCGATGGATTGGGAAGTGGGTGTCTTCTTCACCTTCTATGGCCTGCCGCTGCTGAAGAAAAAACTCGGCGCTGCGGTCTCTCCCGTTGGCAATCCCGCCATGCCGATGAAAATGCCTTTTGGGCCGAAGGCGTTCCAGAAGATCAACTGGCCGATGCCCAACCTGCTGATGTCCAATCTCCCCGGCTTCGAAAGCGTTGCCACCAGCTTGATGAAGCAAACCTTCAAAAAGAAAGGCGTGGCGACCATCGAGCAACTGCGCGCTGCCTGCATTGAAATGGACGTGCGTCTCATCGGCTGCCAGATGACGATGGATGTTTTCGGTTTCACCAGGGAAGATTTCATCCCGCAAGCGGAAATCGGCGGCGCCGCGACCTTTCTGGAATACGCGGCGGAGGCGGACGTGAGTTTGTTCATTTGA
- a CDS encoding nitroreductase family protein has translation MGSAWAAVQNMMLQAEAVGLASGIVTFYSPSVERELLEFLGFASGKWMVAFLLNVGHPWAKPQAMPRKEGLYEIRG, from the coding sequence CTGGGTTCGGCGTGGGCGGCCGTGCAAAACATGATGCTCCAGGCGGAAGCCGTGGGCCTGGCGAGCGGCATCGTCACTTTTTATTCGCCCAGTGTTGAGCGCGAGCTTCTCGAGTTTTTGGGATTCGCCAGCGGGAAGTGGATGGTCGCCTTTCTGCTCAATGTCGGCCACCCTTGGGCGAAACCCCAAGCCATGCCACGCAAGGAAGGATTGTATGAAATCAGAGGCTAG
- a CDS encoding heterodisulfide reductase-related iron-sulfur binding cluster, whose translation MGSLLSVDKDRIIEKEHVVQEGLDISGHWNRMFEQRVIWDYTPELIEKVTALDNAESFGWCYQCAQCVPVCPVDIVGDYGPRKIFRRVQFGMDLFNSPDLWQCTTCMNCLRVCPKEVNMIKIMPAVREQAVLNGYVPKELQTMFQNCAEYGNPLGESPKKRADWVKSAGVPVPIMAQIKKPVDVLWFVSDYPSYHKRGIDASKALARIFNALGVDFGILGAEEKCDGDSQRLAGEPGLFEELATHNIKTLKKYKFNKIVVTDPHALNAFRKEYPRLGGQFEVEHYTTFLAARLDRLQPLLKKEVRQKVTFHDPCYLGRHNGEFESPRKLLRAIPGLQFTEMWRCRENGYCCGGGGGGMWLDGFMADHVVERLSERRVREAVETGAEVLAVCCPYEVSRFEDAVKSTGNEGKLIVRDIVELLQEAMRQ comes from the coding sequence ATGGGTTCTCTCTTATCCGTTGACAAAGATCGCATCATCGAAAAAGAGCACGTTGTCCAGGAAGGCCTGGATATTTCCGGCCATTGGAACCGCATGTTTGAGCAGCGCGTGATTTGGGATTACACGCCGGAGCTGATCGAGAAGGTCACCGCGCTCGACAATGCCGAGTCCTTTGGCTGGTGCTACCAATGCGCCCAGTGTGTGCCGGTGTGTCCGGTCGACATCGTCGGCGATTACGGCCCGCGCAAGATTTTTCGCAGAGTCCAATTCGGCATGGATTTGTTCAACAGTCCGGATTTGTGGCAATGCACCACCTGCATGAACTGCCTGCGCGTCTGTCCAAAGGAAGTGAACATGATTAAAATCATGCCGGCGGTGCGCGAGCAGGCGGTGCTCAATGGCTACGTGCCGAAAGAGCTGCAAACCATGTTTCAAAACTGCGCCGAGTACGGCAACCCGCTCGGCGAGTCTCCCAAAAAGCGCGCGGACTGGGTGAAAAGCGCGGGCGTGCCGGTGCCAATCATGGCGCAGATCAAAAAGCCGGTGGATGTGCTCTGGTTCGTCAGCGATTATCCGAGCTATCACAAACGCGGCATCGATGCCTCCAAGGCTCTGGCGCGCATATTCAATGCCCTGGGCGTGGATTTCGGCATTCTCGGCGCCGAGGAAAAATGCGATGGCGACTCGCAGCGACTGGCGGGTGAGCCCGGCTTGTTTGAAGAACTGGCGACCCACAATATCAAAACGTTGAAGAAATATAAATTCAACAAAATCGTCGTCACTGATCCACATGCACTCAATGCCTTCCGCAAAGAATATCCCAGGCTCGGCGGCCAATTTGAAGTTGAGCATTACACCACCTTTCTCGCCGCCAGGCTGGACCGGCTTCAACCCCTGTTGAAAAAAGAAGTCAGGCAAAAAGTCACTTTCCACGATCCGTGCTATCTCGGCCGGCACAACGGTGAGTTCGAGTCGCCGCGCAAGTTGTTGCGCGCGATTCCGGGCCTGCAATTCACCGAGATGTGGCGCTGCAGGGAGAACGGCTATTGCTGCGGCGGCGGCGGCGGTGGCATGTGGCTCGATGGCTTCATGGCCGATCACGTTGTCGAGCGCCTCTCCGAACGTCGCGTGCGCGAAGCCGTCGAAACCGGCGCCGAAGTGCTCGCTGTCTGCTGCCCCTATGAAGTCTCCCGTTTCGAAGATGCGGTGAAATCCACCGGCAATGAAGGGAAGCTGATCGTCCGGGATATTGTGGAATTGTTGCAGGAAGCGATGCGGCAATAG
- a CDS encoding FAD-dependent oxidoreductase produces the protein MPEQPILIIGGGPAGMEAARAIADLGYHAILVEKRSRLGGTPDDAGYAALTPDFRNAGEAMAEMAARIENNPFVQIKLNSTVTAASGSAGNFEVTLQNGATAEQVKAGAVIIATGFQHFDPGRETQQYGYYEFDDVITLVDLEKMLKAHKVVRPSNGKPPERLCFIQCVGSRDRQIGNEYCSKVCCGIASKEAIEVRQQLPNCKVFIFYIDMRMYGYWENQIYWPAQEKYKVNYVKGIVTEVLKKGDRLLIRGEDTTMGRPMEIPMDIVVLSVGMEPSAGTRELAKIFGVQQNKYKFIETIGGALDTVTTNVEGVFACGAATGPADLEDSVSSAAAAAMKAIAVVRKHHVKAAA, from the coding sequence ATGCCTGAGCAACCCATTTTGATCATCGGCGGCGGCCCCGCCGGCATGGAGGCGGCACGCGCCATTGCGGATCTTGGCTATCACGCCATTCTCGTGGAAAAGCGCAGTCGTCTTGGCGGCACGCCTGACGATGCCGGATATGCCGCGCTCACGCCGGATTTTCGCAACGCCGGCGAAGCGATGGCGGAGATGGCGGCGCGCATCGAAAACAATCCGTTCGTGCAGATCAAGCTCAACTCGACCGTCACCGCGGCGAGCGGCAGCGCCGGCAATTTTGAAGTCACGCTTCAGAACGGTGCGACGGCGGAGCAGGTAAAAGCCGGCGCGGTGATCATTGCCACCGGCTTTCAACATTTCGATCCCGGACGCGAAACGCAGCAGTATGGCTACTACGAGTTCGACGATGTGATCACGCTCGTTGATCTTGAAAAGATGCTGAAAGCCCACAAGGTGGTGCGGCCTTCCAACGGCAAGCCGCCGGAGCGACTGTGCTTCATTCAATGCGTCGGCTCGCGCGACCGGCAGATCGGTAACGAATACTGCTCGAAAGTCTGCTGCGGCATCGCCTCGAAAGAGGCCATTGAAGTGCGCCAGCAGTTGCCCAACTGCAAAGTTTTCATCTTCTACATCGACATGCGCATGTACGGCTATTGGGAGAATCAGATTTACTGGCCGGCGCAGGAGAAGTACAAAGTCAACTACGTCAAAGGCATCGTGACCGAGGTGTTGAAGAAGGGCGACCGGCTGTTGATTCGCGGCGAGGACACGACCATGGGCCGCCCGATGGAAATTCCGATGGACATCGTTGTGCTTTCCGTCGGCATGGAGCCCAGCGCCGGCACGCGCGAGCTGGCGAAGATTTTTGGCGTACAGCAAAACAAGTATAAATTCATCGAGACCATCGGCGGTGCCCTGGACACGGTCACCACCAACGTCGAAGGCGTGTTTGCCTGCGGCGCTGCCACCGGTCCGGCAGATTTGGAAGACTCGGTTTCCTCTGCCGCCGCCGCGGCGATGAAGGCGATAGCGGTGGTGCGCAAGCATCACGTGAAGGCCGCGGCATGA
- a CDS encoding class I SAM-dependent methyltransferase yields the protein MNEEQVVKTWNKHAQHYDEVYKKNQFYRRMMERIVELANPNGDDIVLGIGTGTGALAKKIAPKAKKVIAIDISEEMLATAKEKLEKEGITNVEFKVGSFIDPNISEKVDIIVSNLAFEWIPGRDKRTAIDRMHSLLNDSGKIVLGERMFVADPQKQTERLTQAMHDIRT from the coding sequence ATGAACGAAGAACAGGTCGTTAAGACGTGGAACAAACACGCACAGCATTATGACGAGGTTTACAAGAAAAATCAGTTCTATCGTCGAATGATGGAGAGAATCGTTGAATTGGCTAATCCCAATGGAGATGACATCGTTCTCGGCATCGGAACAGGGACGGGGGCTCTGGCGAAGAAAATTGCGCCCAAGGCGAAGAAGGTGATTGCAATCGATATTTCGGAAGAAATGTTGGCGACTGCCAAAGAAAAGCTCGAAAAAGAGGGCATAACAAACGTTGAGTTCAAAGTAGGAAGCTTTATCGATCCCAATATTTCGGAGAAGGTTGATATTATCGTCTCCAATCTGGCATTTGAATGGATTCCTGGCAGGGATAAAAGAACGGCAATCGACAGGATGCACAGCTTGCTAAACGATTCCGGAAAAATTGTGTTGGGAGAAAGAATGTTTGTCGCCGATCCGCAGAAGCAAACCGAGAGATTAACCCAGGCGATGCACGACATCAGGACATGA
- a CDS encoding electron transfer flavoprotein subunit alpha/FixB family protein gives MSQDIFVVAEHLKGKLADVTFEMLGKGRELADARGGNLVAVLLGNGVKNLVTEMGIANRVISVEHASLENFNPETYSTALAEVIRAKSPAATLVANSSMGMDLAAALSIRAGLPLVAYAIDVKVEDGALVATSQLYGGKLNVESQFSAEGAVVSMLAGASSADKGRATGSPAVEDFAPPLSLASPKVRFKKMIEPEGGDVDITTKEVLVSVGRGIQSVDNIPQMQELADALGGALSCSRPIVDSKWLPKTRQVGKSGVKVKPKFYLALGISGAPEHIEGMKDAELIVAINSDPNAPIFDYAHYGIVGDLFDIVPLLTEKAKA, from the coding sequence ATGAGCCAAGACATTTTCGTTGTCGCGGAACATTTGAAAGGCAAGCTCGCCGATGTGACGTTTGAAATGCTCGGCAAAGGCAGGGAGCTTGCAGATGCCAGAGGCGGAAATCTCGTCGCTGTGCTGTTGGGCAATGGCGTGAAAAATCTCGTCACCGAAATGGGCATTGCCAACCGGGTGATTTCCGTCGAACATGCCAGCTTGGAAAATTTCAACCCGGAAACTTACAGTACGGCACTGGCGGAAGTCATCAGAGCCAAATCGCCTGCAGCGACACTGGTTGCGAATTCCTCCATGGGGATGGATCTGGCTGCGGCACTCTCAATCAGGGCCGGTCTGCCACTCGTGGCTTATGCGATCGATGTGAAAGTCGAAGACGGCGCGCTCGTTGCCACCAGCCAGCTTTACGGCGGCAAGCTGAATGTGGAATCACAATTTTCTGCGGAGGGTGCGGTCGTCAGCATGTTGGCCGGCGCGTCATCAGCAGATAAAGGCCGTGCTACCGGCTCACCCGCAGTTGAAGATTTTGCTCCGCCTTTGTCGCTCGCTTCGCCAAAAGTGCGCTTTAAGAAAATGATCGAACCCGAAGGCGGCGACGTCGACATCACCACCAAGGAAGTTCTTGTCAGCGTCGGCCGCGGCATTCAGAGCGTTGACAATATTCCGCAGATGCAGGAGCTGGCCGACGCTCTCGGCGGGGCGCTCTCGTGCTCGCGCCCGATCGTCGACAGCAAATGGCTGCCGAAGACGCGGCAGGTCGGCAAATCCGGCGTGAAAGTCAAACCGAAATTCTATCTTGCACTCGGCATCAGCGGCGCACCGGAGCACATCGAAGGCATGAAAGACGCCGAGCTGATCGTCGCCATCAACTCCGACCCCAACGCGCCGATTTTTGACTATGCGCATTACGGCATCGTCGGCGATCTGTTCGACATCGTCCCGCTGCTCACCGAGAAAGCGAAGGCTTGA
- a CDS encoding nitroreductase family protein, which translates to MRRSISAILPLDLLKLIKRRQTVRLFDSEKSVSAACLKRILTAGRWAPYASYYPQGWKFIALKGAPRDQAVTIVTKSKTILKYIRTM; encoded by the coding sequence GTGAGACGCTCAATAAGCGCCATTCTCCCGCTAGACCTGTTGAAGCTGATCAAGAGGCGCCAAACCGTGCGCCTATTTGATTCGGAAAAATCGGTCAGCGCCGCCTGTCTCAAACGCATCTTGACGGCAGGCAGGTGGGCGCCGTATGCATCCTATTATCCCCAGGGATGGAAATTTATCGCACTCAAAGGCGCGCCGCGCGACCAGGCCGTGACGATTGTTACCAAAAGCAAAACCATTCTGAAATACATTCGCACCATGTAG
- a CDS encoding sulfurtransferase TusA family protein, producing the protein MAQVKPDQTLDCTGLLCPMPVVKTRKVIKDMQVGQVLEMIATDPGSIPDMEAWAKQTQHELLLAQKEEGGKFRFLIKKTH; encoded by the coding sequence ATGGCACAAGTGAAACCCGACCAAACTTTGGATTGCACCGGCTTGCTGTGCCCCATGCCGGTGGTCAAAACGCGAAAAGTAATCAAAGACATGCAGGTGGGCCAGGTTCTCGAGATGATTGCGACGGATCCCGGCTCCATCCCCGACATGGAAGCGTGGGCGAAACAAACGCAACACGAGCTGCTCCTGGCGCAAAAGGAAGAGGGAGGGAAGTTCCGTTTTCTCATTAAAAAAACACACTGA